The nucleotide window TCTCGGCATAGCCGGGCGCTCCGTGGTCGCTCGGGCCAGGCTTCGCAAGGGTTTCGGATGCACGCCGTATCGCTTAACGCCGAATCTGATGAGGTGGATGGCGCCGGTCTGATACGTCGTGCATGCGATCTGGAGCCGGTTCTTCGCGCACGCGCGACCGAAACAGAGCGGAACCGGCAAATTTCCGACGAAACAATTGCCGACTTCCGCCGCGCCAAAATTACGCGCGCATTACAGCCGCCGCACTTTGGTGGGATAGCCACCGATTTCGGTGTCGCTGCGCGTGTCGCCGAGGCGCTGGCGCGCGGCTGTCCGTCCAGCTCCTGGGTCTACTGCAATTACATACTGCTGCAGTGGCATGTAGGCCTCTTCGAAGTCCAGGCACAGGAGGACGTCTGGGGCACCCACGACGAAGCCCTCGTCGCCGCCGGGTACATGCCCGTCGGCGTGGGCGTGCGAACGCTGCACGGGTTCCGTCTCTCGGGAACATGGCGATACGTCAGCGGCATCGACAACAGCGAATGGTGCCTGTTCGGCGGCCGCGTCGTCGACGCCGACGGCGGCAACGCTGAGCAAGGCTTCTTTCTGCTGCCGCGTGAGGATTATCGCATCATAGACGACTGGCGTGCCGTCGGTTTGACGGGCACCGGCAGCCACAGCGTGACCGTCGACAATGTCATTGTCCCGCGGCACCGTTTTCTGGGCCTCGCCGCCTGCAATTCGTGCGCGGCGCCCGGCCTCTCGTTGAATACCCACCCGATCTTCCGCGCGCCGCTCTATGCGATTTTCAGCTATTTCCTCTCGGGCGTGGCGCTAGGCGCCGCACAAGGCGCGATCAACGACTTCATTGCGGAGGTTCGGATTCGAAAAACCGTGGGCGGCGTCACGGGAAAGCAGACGCCGCTCGCCCATCTTGCGACAGTCCAGATCGCGCTTGCCGAGGCGGAAGCCATGGTCGACGCCGGCCGCACGCTAATCCACCGCGACTGCGACAATGTCATGGGACTGCTTATGTCCGGCCGCGCTTTGACCCTCGATCAGCGCATTGATAATCGGCGCAGCGTTGGTTTCGGCGTGCGGATGGCGCGCGAAGCGGTGGACTCGCTGTTCGACGTGGTGGGTGCCGCAGGCTTGCTTAACCATCACCCCATCCAAAGGCATTGGCGCGACGTGCACGCGGTGGCGCATCATCTGAGTCTCAACTGGAATCAAATCGCAACGTTGGTCGGCGGCTATCGGCTCGGCCAGGAACCTATTGGTATGTTCTAAGCCCGGTGGATCGAGCGATTCAGCCGCGGAATCAAATCGAGGACGAGCAGAAGAGCGAGGACAC belongs to Planctomycetia bacterium and includes:
- a CDS encoding flavin-dependent monooxygenase, coding for MHAVSLNAESDEVDGAGLIRRACDLEPVLRARATETERNRQISDETIADFRRAKITRALQPPHFGGIATDFGVAARVAEALARGCPSSSWVYCNYILLQWHVGLFEVQAQEDVWGTHDEALVAAGYMPVGVGVRTLHGFRLSGTWRYVSGIDNSEWCLFGGRVVDADGGNAEQGFFLLPREDYRIIDDWRAVGLTGTGSHSVTVDNVIVPRHRFLGLAACNSCAAPGLSLNTHPIFRAPLYAIFSYFLSGVALGAAQGAINDFIAEVRIRKTVGGVTGKQTPLAHLATVQIALAEAEAMVDAGRTLIHRDCDNVMGLLMSGRALTLDQRIDNRRSVGFGVRMAREAVDSLFDVVGAAGLLNHHPIQRHWRDVHAVAHHLSLNWNQIATLVGGYRLGQEPIGMF